TTTTAAATTTTAATTCTGGGTCAATCATTATAGCCCTAATTCTTCAGGGGTTCCAATGTAGCCAAGTATGGCTGAGGCTGCTGCCACAGCTGGTCCTGCAAGATATACCTCACTTTCAGGGTGTCCCATTCTTCCTACAAAGTTTCTATTAGTTGTTGCAACTGCCTTTTCACCTTTGGCAAGAATTCCCATGTGCCCACCTAAACAGGGGCCACAGGTGGGTGGGGAAATTATAGCTCCAGCCTCAAGAAAGATTTCAAGTAAACCTTTTCTTAGAGCCTGTTTATAAATCTCTGGGGTTGCTGGAATAATAATACATCTCACATTGGGATTAATTTTTTTGCCCTTAAGAATCTTAGAAGCCATCTCCAGGTCTTCATATCTTCCATTAGTGCAAGAACCAATTACTACTTGATCAATGTAAATCTTTTGAGAGAGATCCTTAACAAATTTAACATTGGATGGAAGGTGTGGAAGGGCTACAACGAGATCAATTTTAGAACAATCATATTCTCTAATTTCAGAATATTTAGCCTTTTTATCAGCTTTAAGGATAAGGGGTTCCTTTTTGAGTCTTCCTTTTAAAAATTTTAGGGTCTTATCGTCTGCCTCCATGAGCCCCACTTTTCCACCCGCTTCAATTGCCATGTTTGACATACTCAGGCGTTCTGCC
This window of the Caldimicrobium thiodismutans genome carries:
- the leuC gene encoding 3-isopropylmalate dehydratase large subunit encodes the protein MKKAPMTLAEKLLAEKLGVSKVEPGELVEVPVDLTLANDITGPLAIKVFESTCINRVFDPEKIALVMDHFTPNKDIKSAEQVRICREFAKKYGIKHYYEGGVCGIEHALLPELGLIAPGDIVIGADSHTCTYGALSAFATGVGSTDLAGAWITGKTWFKVPESIKFVYYGKLKPWVTGKDLILYTIGDIGVDGALYKAMEFTGEAIKGLTMAERLSMSNMAIEAGGKVGLMEADDKTLKFLKGRLKKEPLILKADKKAKYSEIREYDCSKIDLVVALPHLPSNVKFVKDLSQKIYIDQVVIGSCTNGRYEDLEMASKILKGKKINPNVRCIIIPATPEIYKQALRKGLLEIFLEAGAIISPPTCGPCLGGHMGILAKGEKAVATTNRNFVGRMGHPESEVYLAGPAVAAASAILGYIGTPEELGL